From one Amphiura filiformis chromosome 13, Afil_fr2py, whole genome shotgun sequence genomic stretch:
- the LOC140168505 gene encoding uncharacterized protein codes for MFNGNIEACGDIIIPRDNIVENTETFTLSIVPGQQGVAIGAIGSAQVLISDDDCDASWEFTEYSFSESVAANSVAIIWSGSSSVILTIATEQASATEGIDFAPVPRSVTISGSKTSIPIFINEDNIPEPGESFLLTLSGGCSASSTTRITIKDNDVDDPPTNPPVTTSYPGLGGGAIAGISIAAIIGVAAIVGAIAFVFCVLCRGRLRRPTPYTSDVRPAVGPAPLGYSLNGGYYVGYDDRNDFNRFLGGQVFQ; via the exons ATGTTTAATGGCAACATTGAGGCATGTGGTGATATCATCATTCCCAGAGACAATATCGTGGAAAACACCGAGACATTCACATTGAGCATAGTACCAGGGCAACAGGGTGTGGCGATTGGTGCTATAGGTTCTGCACAAGTTCTGATATCTGATGATGATT GTGACGCAAGCTGGGAATTTACTGAGTATTCATTCAGTGAAAGCGTAGCTGCTAACTCTGTGGCGATCATATGGTCTGGCAGTTCAAGTGTTATCCTTA CAATAGCTACTGAACAGGCTAGTGCTACTGAAGGCATAGACTTTGCCCCTGTACCCCGCTCAGTAACTATAAGTGGCAGCAAAACTTCCATTCCTATTTTCATCAACGAAGACAACATACCTGAACCCGGCGAATCATTCTTACTTACTCTTTCTGGAGGGTGTAGCGCATCTTCAACAACTCGGATCACTATCAAGGATAATGATGTTGATGACCCGCCAACAAATCCACCAGTCACAACCAGCTATCCAG GTCTTGGAGGCGGTGCCATCGCTGGAATCAGTATTGCTGCCATTATCGGGGTGGCTGCTATTGTTGGGGCCATAGCATTTGTCTTCTGCGTGTTGTGTAGAGGTAGGCTCAGACGTCCTACGCCTTATACATCAGATGTTCGTCCTGCTGTGGGTCCTGCTCCGTTAGGATATTCTTTGAATGGTGGCTATTACGTCGGATACGACGATAGAAAT gaTTTCAATCGATTTCTAGGTGGCCAGGTATTTCAATA